ctccagcgacgggccacagtccggagcctccggcgacggaacccagtccggggcctccggcGACGGAACCCAGGCCGGGGCCTCCAGCGATgatccgcagtccagagcctccggcgatgatccacggtccAGTTCTACAAAAGCGGAGAGATCAATGTAAAGGGGGGGCGTAcagaaccagagccgccaccgaaccctgggggaggggggggggggggtactgtcacgccctgaccctaAGATCTCTGTTTtcttatattttggttaggtcagggtgtggctAGGGTGGGTATGCCATTTTTAGTATTGTCTAGGGGTTCTGTAtcgtctagggtttttgtaggtctCGGTGATGTATAtgtttatggtggcctgatatcaaatcaaatcaaatcaaattttatttgtcacatacacatggttagcagatgttaatgcgagtgtagcgaaatgattgtgcttctagttccgacaatgcagtaataaccaacaagtaatctaactaacaattcctaatctactgtcttatacacagtgtaaggggataaagaatatgtacataaggatatatgaatgagtgatggtacagagcagcataggcaagatacagtagatggtatcgagtacagtatatacatgtgagatgagtatgtaaacaaagtggcatagttaaagtggctagtgatacatgtattacataaggatgcagtcgatgatatagagtacagtatataggtatgcatatgagatgaataatgtagggtaagtaacattaaagaaggtagcattgtttaaagtggctagtgatatatttacaacatttcccatcaattcccattattaaagtggctggagttgagtcagtgtcagtgtgtaggcagcagccactcaatgttagtggtggctgtttaacagtctgatggccttgagatagaagctgtttttcagtctctcggtcccagctttgatgcacctgtactgacctcgccttctggatgatagcggggtgaacaggcagtggctcgggtggtagctgtccttgatgatctttatggccttcctgtaacatctggtggtgtaggtgtcctggagggcaggtagtttgcccccgatgatgcgttgtgcagacctcactaccctctggagagccttacggttgagggcggagcagttgccgtaccaggcggtgatacagcccaccaggatgctctcgattgtgcctctgtagaagtttgtgagtgcttttggtgacaagccgaatttcttcagcctcctgaggttgaagaggcgctgctgcgccttcttcacgatgctgtctgtgtgagtggaccaattcagtttgtctgtgatgtgtatgccgaggaacttaaaacttgctactctctccactactgttccatcgatgtggataggggggtgttccctctgctgtttcctgaagtccacaatcatctccttagttttgttgacgttgagtgtgaggttattttcctgacaccacactccgagggccctcacctcctccctgtaggccgtctcgtcgttgttggtaatcaagcctaccactgttgtgtcgtccgcaaacttgatgattgatatgatatggttcccaatcagaggcagctgtttatcattgtctctgattggggatcatatttaggtagccatttccctttggtgtttgtgggatcttgtctatgtgtagttgcctgtcagcaccgTTTGTATAGCTTCATGTTTCGTttagttattttgttagtttgttcagtgttcattcttttaataaataagaatgtacgtataccacgctgcaccttggtccgatccttataacgaatgtgacacacacacacacacacacttaaacaccaCCACACTTCATACAGTATTACAAATGCACTCCTTTCCCCACTCACACAAATAAAAGTAGTTGAATGATTAagaaaacagtgtttaaaacaTTAGACCATTTTATCACACAGATACTATGGTATATGGTTTTTCAAGGCATTTCCAATGCatcaaagtttgaaatatccaataaatgtcgttccacttcatgattgtgtcccacttgttgttgattcttcacaaaaaaatacagttttatatctttatgtttgaagcctgaaatgtggcaaaaggtcgcaaagttcaagggggccgaatactttcgcaaggcactgtacatacagaaACAAGGAATTTGTCtggaatgtgtgtgtctctggtggtTTGGGTTGGATGGGGGCGGGGTTTGGTTCTGGATGTTTGGATAAAGGAACCTCAGACCCAACTGAAAAACAACAGGCATTTCCCCTTggcctcttcctcctctgtttTCAGTCTATCATCCAAGATGGGAGTTATGCAGTAGGACCTCTACTGGGGCTAAAAACGTTTccttttttaaataaatcacacTGACAACcaaattcctctcctctcttctcctccaggtgTGAACATCGGAGGGGCAGGCTCCTACATCTACGAAACTCCTCAACCCACCTTCGACTGCCCCTCCGAGGGATCCCCCACCACACCATGGACCACCATGCAGATCACCTGGAACCAGCCTAAAGGCAAGGGACAGTAGATCCCAGATCTATTTGTCATGCTAAACAATGTCCACAGGAGCtgagcaagacagcacaaactgatTTGGGACCAGGCTAAAGCGAGGGGAGTAGTAGTATTATTAATTAAGGGAGCTTAGAGTAGCATATTGTCTTGATGAAAAACAAATACCCTCCTTAGCTCTCGCAacctcgcgcacacacacactgttggttaagggcttgtaagtaagcatttcacggtaaggtctacacatgttgtattcggcgcatgtaccaataaagtttgatttgatttgaacccgtCCTTTTTATCAGGGCTGCTCAAATAAACTGGCCTTGCCAAGTGCTCCAAGTATGACCGTTAAGGGTTAAATATAGCAACataaagggaatagagagagggttaCTCACCATCAAATGGTTGTAACGACTGTCTTgtttcacacacaaacatgcacacacttgTAATGACCCTCTGTTTGTCACTGGGGTGGAATGAGGAATTTTCATTGGCCAGCTTTGATTGGCTCACTTCCTGAAATATTTTGCCTTAATGAGGCTTTTCCTACAGACGAGCCAATTGTGTTAGTGACACTTCATATGTGACAGGGGACGTAATTTTCCAAGTAAAATTGACACGTTACTTTGAGTTATATAAAAGGATGGCTTGTATCTAAGATACATTTCTAAGATATAAACCCTCTAAATCAGGACCAATGGTTTTGAAGTGATTTGCATCACAAGAGTTGTCTATCTCTGACTATGTCTTCAAAGAACCATCTCTGATTACAAGATTCAAGATAGACCAACAGATCTTTTTAAAAGATCTTCTCCACAATTTGTGATTAGCATTTCCTTTGAAGATTACAATTATTTTGACGGAAGGGGTGGGAGAGTTGCCGATTGCTCATTATTACGATTATAATGATTTATAATCTGTTGAAGCTTTGCCTTTTGATAAAAAACCTTTTTGCTACAGTATGTATCACAATGCGTTACTATTCAATCTGCAAACTGCATGGTTAACTTAGAATAGCTGTTCATATATTTGCTGTCTGGTTGGAGGAATACAATCTGCATGTGTCTGTGGGGTTAACTTCTGAGTTTAAGTGAGGTTAATTTATGAATTTATGTGGGGTGAACTTATGAATAACCTCCAGTCACTGTTGTTTTTCCCAGTTCTTCCCCCTCCAACCAGGACATTTGCTGGAGAGACCTCACTCTGTCCTGGCTGTGAGAAAGTGGTCTATTTTGGTATGTTTTGGTCAGACTTATTTTCAACATTTGCTTTCTTatgtttattttctatgttgtcAACTACAATGGACTTGTACTGGTAGTTTAGCAGATGTTTATATTTTCAAAGCAACATAGGGTACAGTGAGTGCATATGTTTTTgttgggaattgaacccacgacCTTTATCCTtcatttaactcggcaagtcagttaagaacaaattcttgtttacaatgacagcctacactggccaaacccggatgacgctgggtcaattttgccctatgagactcccaatgatggtcggttgtgatacagcctggatttgaaccagggtgtctgtagtgacgcctaaagcactgagatgcagtgccttcgaccgctgcaccactcgggagaccTTAGAATTGCAATCACCACATTTTTACAAACTGAGCCACACAGAACCATGTGCACTGTTTATTAATGATCTTGACATGCCAGCTGAATGAGGTGGTAGGAGTGacgtgtttgtctgtgtgtgcagcAGAGAAGGTGATGTCTCTGGGTAGGAACTGGCACAGACCGTGCCTGCGCTGTGAGAGGTGTAAGAAGACACTGACCTCTGGTGGACATGCTGAGGTATTATATCCACCTTATTACTGTAGTGGTTCCCAAACCGAGGGGCATGCAAAATGTGTACAATTGcaagaaattagctttaaaaaggtaggttgacgtttattgtcatgaatcttgccctggtgGCAGAACTGACTGATTTCTGCAAGATggtgcaaagtcaaaattgtcttTATCCCAAAAAATTAATGAAAACAAAAACTttctttttggtcttaatttaaggttggggttaggcattagggttagcagtgtggttaagtttAGGAATACTAGATTTTGGCAAGGAGACCCTTTATCTACTTTTCCAGAGTCAGgggaacttgtggataccattttaatgtctctatgtccagtatgaaggaagtaaGAGGTAATTTTGTgtgccaatgctaactagcattagcacaatgtctggaagtctatgggtatctactagcatgctagcctggaagtctatgggtatctactagtatgttagcagatacccatagacttccagtcattgcgctaatgctagttagcaattgccCTAGCTCTCCTTCGCAACTTCCTTTAAATTGCACGCTGAGACATAAAAATGATAttcacaagttcatctgactcccGGAAGGTAGATAAAGGGCCTCCATGCCAAAATCCCGTAGTATCCTTTTAAGGTAAGGATTAAAATCAGATTTTGAGACTTTGTGGCTGTCCCAGCTAGTGATCACTGCAGAGCTGTGAGAAGGGGGGCTTAGTGTAAAGGTTTGGAAACCACTGCTGTCGATGACAGAAGTCAGGGGTGCTTTTAGGACTCGCATCAGTATTTTTGTAATGAAATGTGCAAGTAAGGTGATTTTATTAATTTTATTATTAAAGTCTCTTGCATCTTCAGGATGCAAACATGGATTTATAACACAATCTGAAGAGGCAATGATGTTGGTAAATTAAATCAGACTGAATCAAACCAATAGAAGTGCATTCATCCCCTCAGGGAGGGGCAATTAAGAAGAGCTAAATGCCCCTTCATGTATGTCTTATTCTGACATCTGTAGTCTAGGGTCATGAGACAGGCTCATGATAAAGAATGGATGTTGAATAATAATATCTATCAGCTTCAAAACTATAATATGACATTGCTGATGTTTCCCTTGCTGCAGCATGAAGGGATACCTTACTGCCACGTCCCTTGCTACGGCATCCTGTATGGACCAAAAGGAGTGAACATTGGCAACGTGGGCTGTTACATCTACGAGAAAGAAGGCATGGCGCAAACTGAAATAcccagccagtcctaaccacACACTGAAAGTGAGATGAATGTAAATAGCCAATAGAAAACTCTGGTCCTCGGTTTGGGGTTTCAGTTTGATTTGGGTAATTTCAGTGACTGAATTGATTGAAATGACTGAATTGAGTGACTGAAGTTGTGATTGAACCAACCACGCGATCACAGGTCAACATGAGGTCATGTTTCTTTATTTGTTTTCATGATCACAGAAATGATATCACATGGAAGGGACATGTACAAAAAACGTTCTGCATTTTATTTTAATGTATTAACGTAATAATGTTTAGGAATATTTAAATCACGTTTGCAACCTAAAGTTATAAAGCATTATACCGGCACACTTGAAgtgtttttacacacacacacacacacacacacacatatatatatatatatatatatatgcatatacagtaccagtcagaagtttggatacacctactcattcaacaaAAATTTCTTAATTtaacattttctacattgtagtggagacatcaaaacgatgaaatgacacatatggaatcatgtagtaaccaaaaaagtgttaatcaaatcaaaatatattttagattcttcaaagtagccaccctttgccttgatgacagcttttcacactcttggcattctctcaaccagcttcacctggaatgcttttccaacagtcttgaaagagttcccacatatgctgagcacttgttggctgcttttccttcactctgcagtccaactcatcccaaaccatctcaattgggttgagctcgggtgattgtggaggcctggtTACCTGATGCAGCATCTGATTTGGGCTCATCaaaccaaaaggacagatttccaccggtgcaatgtccattgctcgtgtttcttggcccaagcaagtctcttcttataattggtg
Above is a genomic segment from Oncorhynchus masou masou isolate Uvic2021 chromosome 23, UVic_Omas_1.1, whole genome shotgun sequence containing:
- the LOC135511166 gene encoding cysteine-rich protein 3-like, whose translation is MTSRCPRCTKDVFFAEKVSSLGKNWHRFCLKCKRCNKTLSAGNHAEHDGLPYCHKPCYGTLFGPKGVNIGGAGSYIYETPQPTFDCPSEGSPTTPWTTMQITWNQPKVLPPPTRTFAGETSLCPGCEKVVYFAEKVMSLGRNWHRPCLRCERCKKTLTSGGHAEHEGIPYCHVPCYGILYGPKGVNIGNVGCYIYEKEGMAQTEIPSQS